In a single window of the Terriglobus roseus genome:
- a CDS encoding putative bifunctional diguanylate cyclase/phosphodiesterase, translating to MPPSQDELRHQALIFAAVQTIGDGLILVDRENRIIYINPAAERLTGWFLQDASGKPLGVVFRIINAITKEPDWNPVLPTMEDDQQYLLLPNSLLLRKDGTEVVVEDSVNPIHDAAGEVIGATIVFRDVEKNRAILLQVLARAQRDPLTNLPNRAFFEETLNKLDPKEDHYALLYLDLDNFKAVNDTWGHLTGDVILGVLARRLRETAPTTSTVCRWGGDEFAVLLRNIRNSEEANGVLVALQAALAEPIALQAATIRINVSIGVALSSKGSVAGLLGVADHAMYHAKRADKERAARSDISGSPAFRRNFVHPPPTPSTFTETDMILHFQPIVDLATGRITGAEALARTRDTATLPADLITNAERNGTIIGLGQAVLRGGLRQQAEWRKAGHEDLCMSVNVSAIELLNPSCLHHLDRILEEESYIPGRVIIELTESSSLHTEQQSSLIKAMARRDLQIAIDDFGVGYSNLNYLRRLPISILKIDRDFLREMPDSDQDASLVRAMIALARSLKRSVIAEGVETEAQRKLLQEMRCAKGQGFLFSPAVPPDRFLTLLRSPPQTQT from the coding sequence GTGCCTCCTTCGCAAGACGAATTACGTCACCAAGCTTTGATTTTCGCAGCAGTCCAGACTATAGGTGATGGCCTGATCCTCGTGGATCGGGAGAACAGAATTATCTATATCAATCCTGCGGCCGAGCGGTTAACGGGTTGGTTTTTACAAGACGCTTCAGGAAAGCCTCTTGGGGTCGTCTTCCGAATCATCAACGCTATCACGAAAGAGCCCGATTGGAATCCGGTTCTGCCAACTATGGAGGACGACCAGCAGTACCTGCTGCTACCAAACAGCTTACTTCTGAGGAAAGATGGCACCGAGGTCGTAGTGGAGGATTCGGTCAACCCAATTCATGACGCGGCAGGTGAAGTCATCGGTGCCACCATTGTTTTCAGGGATGTCGAGAAAAACCGGGCGATCCTTCTGCAGGTGTTGGCTCGTGCTCAGCGCGATCCCCTGACCAATCTTCCGAACCGAGCCTTCTTCGAAGAAACCTTAAACAAGTTGGATCCCAAGGAGGACCACTACGCACTCCTGTACTTGGACCTAGACAACTTCAAAGCCGTCAACGACACGTGGGGTCATCTCACGGGCGACGTGATCTTAGGTGTGCTCGCGCGGCGACTGCGCGAAACTGCTCCAACCACCAGTACGGTCTGTCGTTGGGGCGGGGATGAATTCGCCGTGCTCCTCCGCAATATTCGAAACTCCGAAGAAGCCAACGGAGTACTCGTTGCATTGCAAGCTGCGTTAGCTGAGCCCATCGCTCTGCAGGCCGCCACCATTCGGATAAATGTCAGCATCGGCGTTGCGTTAAGCTCCAAAGGATCGGTCGCCGGCCTCTTGGGCGTCGCCGACCATGCCATGTATCACGCTAAACGGGCCGACAAGGAGAGAGCAGCAAGGAGCGACATTTCAGGATCACCAGCGTTTCGCCGGAACTTTGTGCACCCCCCGCCGACTCCATCAACCTTCACAGAAACTGACATGATCTTGCATTTTCAACCGATCGTCGATCTTGCAACCGGCAGAATCACCGGCGCCGAGGCGCTTGCGCGCACGCGTGACACAGCGACCCTGCCTGCGGATTTAATTACGAACGCGGAGCGCAACGGAACGATCATCGGTTTGGGCCAAGCGGTTCTACGGGGTGGTTTGAGGCAGCAGGCAGAGTGGCGAAAGGCAGGTCACGAGGATCTCTGCATGAGTGTTAATGTTTCCGCCATTGAACTACTTAATCCTTCTTGTCTACATCATCTCGACCGGATTCTGGAGGAAGAGTCGTATATCCCCGGGCGAGTGATCATCGAGCTGACGGAATCGTCCTCCCTACATACAGAACAGCAAAGTTCGCTGATCAAAGCGATGGCGAGAAGAGACCTGCAAATCGCCATCGACGATTTTGGTGTCGGCTATTCCAACCTGAACTATTTACGTCGCCTGCCAATCAGCATCCTCAAGATTGATCGCGACTTCCTTCGGGAAATGCCTGACTCGGATCAGGATGCCAGCCTCGTCAGGGCAATGATCGCGCTTGCACGCAGCCTGAAGCGCTCGGTGATTGCTGAAGGGGTCGAAACAGAGGCCCAGCGAAAGCTCTTACAAGAGATGCGCTGTGCTAAAGGTCAAGGTTTCCTCTTTAGTCCAGCTGTGCCGCCCGATCGATTCTTGACTCTTCTACGGTCACCGCCGCAGACGCAGACATAG
- a CDS encoding response regulator: protein MRSELIRISYSLRVLPGIITLITRCPMRKQTVLVVNDNESHCLLLMKMLAGDTYEATYTLTGADGLQMARKLSPDVVLLDLRMPDIGGGNVCAEIRKDPNLDLTAVVFHTAFPFEVGERSGEPFGVADAFLTYPIEARDLQFVLMGCVAKRRSRILNVEHARRT from the coding sequence ATGCGATCTGAACTGATCCGGATCTCTTACTCATTGAGGGTGTTGCCTGGCATCATAACGCTTATCACACGGTGCCCTATGCGGAAACAAACGGTTCTAGTTGTCAACGATAACGAATCTCATTGCCTTCTCTTGATGAAGATGCTTGCTGGAGACACCTATGAGGCGACTTATACTCTGACTGGGGCGGACGGTCTTCAAATGGCTCGGAAGCTGTCTCCAGACGTCGTGCTCCTGGATCTCCGGATGCCGGATATCGGTGGAGGAAATGTGTGCGCGGAGATCCGGAAAGATCCGAATCTCGACCTAACCGCTGTGGTCTTTCACACGGCCTTCCCCTTCGAGGTTGGCGAACGTTCTGGTGAACCATTCGGTGTTGCAGATGCGTTCCTGACCTACCCTATCGAGGCCAGAGATCTGCAATTCGTCCTCATGGGATGTGTTGCTAAAAGAAGGTCCCGCATTCTGAACGTGGAGCACGCGCGTCGAACCTAA